The proteins below come from a single Anguilla rostrata isolate EN2019 chromosome 3, ASM1855537v3, whole genome shotgun sequence genomic window:
- the LOC135250009 gene encoding RAS guanyl-releasing protein 2-like isoform X2, which yields MFLMMHPWYLPSTELARMLLQKSQTENCTAELRTKICHLVKYWISEFPAEFDLNLELAEQIKGLKDLLTLEGNERQSRLIDIENVPSYEWKRQVTQRVPSVSKKRKMSLLFDHLDSCELAEHLTYLEYKSFCKILFQDYHSFVMHGCTVDNPILERFITLFNSVSQWIQLMVLSKPTAPQRAAVISHFIRVAQKLLQLQNFNTLMAVVGGLSNSSISRLKDTQSHISSETNKVFNSLTELVTSCGNYSQYRRRFAECSGFRFPILGVHLKDLIAVHVALSDWADPEKTRVNLAKTQQLYAILQELALVQATAPGMDANTDLLNLLTVSLDQYHTEEEIYQMSLQREPRSSKPAAANPTPSPTPKPTMIDEWASSVKPKADPAIITKHIEKMVESVFKNFDTDGDGHISQEEFEIIRNNFPYLSKFGELDKNHDGRISREEMVDYFMKASSLLNCKMGFIHSFTETTYVKPTFCEHCAGFIWGFYKQGYKCKACGVNCHKACRTRLAVECRKRAKSISHETPPSLHARSYSFPLPANAPPSLKDTVIAEEDIEAVEEGVFDVHL from the exons ATGTTCCTCATGATGCATCCTTGGTACCTCCCCTCCACCGAGCTCGCCAGGATGCTCCTGCAGAA ATCCCAGACAGAGAACTGTACTGCTGAGCTCCGGACGAAAATCTGCCACCTAGTCAA GTACTGGATCTCGGAGTTCCCGGCTGAGTTTGACCTCAACCTGGAGCTGGCCGAGCAGATCAAAGGCCTGAAGGACCTGCTTACCCTGGAGGGAAATGAGCGCCAGAGTCGCCTGATTGACATTGAGAACGT GCCGTCGTACGAGTGGAAGCGGCAGGTGACGCAGCGAGTCCCCTCCGTCTCCAAGAAGAGGAAGATGTCCCTGCTCTTCGATCACCTGGACTCCTGCGAGCTGGCGGAGCACCTCACCTACCTGGAGTACAAGTCCTTCTGCAAGATCCTG TTCCAGGACTACCACAGCTTTGTGATGCACGGCTGCACTGTGGACAACCCCATCCTGGAGCGCTTCATCACCCTGTTCAACAGCGTGTCCCAGTGGATCCAGCTAATGGTGCTGAGCAAGCCCACCGCCCCCCAGAGAGCGGCCGTCATCTCGCACTTCATCCGCGTGGCTCAG aaactgctgcagctgcagaacttCAACACGCTGATGGCGGTGGTGGGCGGCCTGAGCAACAGCTCCATCTCCAGGCTCAAGGACACGCAGTCGCACATCAGCAGTGAGACCAACAAG gtgtTCAACAGCCTGACGGAGCTGGTGACGTCCTGCGGGAACTACAGCCAGTACCGCCGGCGCTTCGCCGAGTGCTCGGGGTTCCGCTTCCCCATCCTGGGCGTGCACCTGAAGGACCTGATCGCCGTGCACGTGGCTCTGTCCGACTGGGCCGACCCGGAGAAGACGCGGGTCAACCTGGCCAAGACCCAGCAGCTCTACGCCATCCTGCAGGAGCTGGCGCTCGTCCAGGCCACGGCCCCCGGCATGGACGCCAACACCGACCTGCTCAACCTGCTCACG gtGTCTCTGGATCAGTACCACACCGAGGAGGAGATCTATCAGATGTCCCTGCAGCGGGAACCCCGCAGCTCCAAGCCAGCG GCCGCTAACCCCACCCCTAGTCCCACCCCTAAGCCCACCATGATAGATGAATGGGCGTCGTCCGTGAAACCCAAAGCTGACCCTGCTATCATCACCAAACATATTGAAAAGATGGTAGAG TCTGTGTTTAAGAATTTCGACACGGACGGGGACGGTCACATCTCCCAGGAGGAGTTTGAGATCATTAGAAACAACTTTCCGTATCTCAGCAAATTCGGCGAACTGGACAAAAACCA tgaTGGCAGGATCAGTCGAGAGGAGATGGTGGATTACTTCATGAAAGCCAGCTCCCTGCTCAACTGCAAGATGGGCTTCATCCACTCTTTCACCGAGACCACCTACGTCAAGCCAACTTTCTGTGAACACTGCGCAGGCTTC atatgGGGTTTTTACAAGCAGGGATACAAATGTAAAG CATGCGGGGTGAACTGCCACAAGGCGTGCCGGACTCGTTTGGCCGTGGAGTGCCGCAAACGAGCTAAAAGCATCAGCCACGAGACTCCGCCCTCCCTCCACGCCCGGTCCTACAGCTTCCCTCTCCCAGCCAATGCTCCGCCCAGCCTGAAGGACACag TGATCGCAGAGGAGGACATTGAGGCTGTAGAAGAGGGAGTCTTCGATGTCCACCTATAA
- the LOC135250009 gene encoding RAS guanyl-releasing protein 2-like isoform X3, translating into MESPTQDQSATVDELVDACIQAFDDKGSLKEPSQVRMFLMMHPWYLPSTELARMLLQKSQTENCTAELRTKICHLVKYWISEFPAEFDLNLELAEQIKGLKDLLTLEGNERQSRLIDIENVPSYEWKRQVTQRVPSVSKKRKMSLLFDHLDSCELAEHLTYLEYKSFCKILFQDYHSFVMHGCTVDNPILERFITLFNSVSQWIQLMVLSKPTAPQRAAVISHFIRVAQKLLQLQNFNTLMAVVGGLSNSSISRLKDTQSHISSETNKVFNSLTELVTSCGNYSQYRRRFAECSGFRFPILGVHLKDLIAVHVALSDWADPEKTRVNLAKTQQLYAILQELALVQATAPGMDANTDLLNLLTVSLDQYHTEEEIYQMSLQREPRSSKPAAANPTPSPTPKPTMIDEWASSVKPKADPAIITKHIEKMVESVFKNFDTDGDGHISQEEFEIIRNNFPYLSKFGELDKNHSLFLSVCLSLSL; encoded by the exons ATGGAGTCCCCCACCCAGGATCAGTCGGCGACGGTCGACGAGCTGGTGGACGCCTGCATCCAAGCCTTCG ATGACAAAGGCTCCTTGAAGGAGCCTTCCCAGGTGCGCATGTTCCTCATGATGCATCCTTGGTACCTCCCCTCCACCGAGCTCGCCAGGATGCTCCTGCAGAA ATCCCAGACAGAGAACTGTACTGCTGAGCTCCGGACGAAAATCTGCCACCTAGTCAA GTACTGGATCTCGGAGTTCCCGGCTGAGTTTGACCTCAACCTGGAGCTGGCCGAGCAGATCAAAGGCCTGAAGGACCTGCTTACCCTGGAGGGAAATGAGCGCCAGAGTCGCCTGATTGACATTGAGAACGT GCCGTCGTACGAGTGGAAGCGGCAGGTGACGCAGCGAGTCCCCTCCGTCTCCAAGAAGAGGAAGATGTCCCTGCTCTTCGATCACCTGGACTCCTGCGAGCTGGCGGAGCACCTCACCTACCTGGAGTACAAGTCCTTCTGCAAGATCCTG TTCCAGGACTACCACAGCTTTGTGATGCACGGCTGCACTGTGGACAACCCCATCCTGGAGCGCTTCATCACCCTGTTCAACAGCGTGTCCCAGTGGATCCAGCTAATGGTGCTGAGCAAGCCCACCGCCCCCCAGAGAGCGGCCGTCATCTCGCACTTCATCCGCGTGGCTCAG aaactgctgcagctgcagaacttCAACACGCTGATGGCGGTGGTGGGCGGCCTGAGCAACAGCTCCATCTCCAGGCTCAAGGACACGCAGTCGCACATCAGCAGTGAGACCAACAAG gtgtTCAACAGCCTGACGGAGCTGGTGACGTCCTGCGGGAACTACAGCCAGTACCGCCGGCGCTTCGCCGAGTGCTCGGGGTTCCGCTTCCCCATCCTGGGCGTGCACCTGAAGGACCTGATCGCCGTGCACGTGGCTCTGTCCGACTGGGCCGACCCGGAGAAGACGCGGGTCAACCTGGCCAAGACCCAGCAGCTCTACGCCATCCTGCAGGAGCTGGCGCTCGTCCAGGCCACGGCCCCCGGCATGGACGCCAACACCGACCTGCTCAACCTGCTCACG gtGTCTCTGGATCAGTACCACACCGAGGAGGAGATCTATCAGATGTCCCTGCAGCGGGAACCCCGCAGCTCCAAGCCAGCG GCCGCTAACCCCACCCCTAGTCCCACCCCTAAGCCCACCATGATAGATGAATGGGCGTCGTCCGTGAAACCCAAAGCTGACCCTGCTATCATCACCAAACATATTGAAAAGATGGTAGAG TCTGTGTTTAAGAATTTCGACACGGACGGGGACGGTCACATCTCCCAGGAGGAGTTTGAGATCATTAGAAACAACTTTCCGTATCTCAGCAAATTCGGCGAACTGGACAAAAACCA ctctctctttctctctgtttgtctgtctctgtctctttaa
- the LOC135250009 gene encoding RAS guanyl-releasing protein 2-like isoform X1, whose product MESPTQDQSATVDELVDACIQAFDDKGSLKEPSQVRMFLMMHPWYLPSTELARMLLQKSQTENCTAELRTKICHLVKYWISEFPAEFDLNLELAEQIKGLKDLLTLEGNERQSRLIDIENVPSYEWKRQVTQRVPSVSKKRKMSLLFDHLDSCELAEHLTYLEYKSFCKILFQDYHSFVMHGCTVDNPILERFITLFNSVSQWIQLMVLSKPTAPQRAAVISHFIRVAQKLLQLQNFNTLMAVVGGLSNSSISRLKDTQSHISSETNKVFNSLTELVTSCGNYSQYRRRFAECSGFRFPILGVHLKDLIAVHVALSDWADPEKTRVNLAKTQQLYAILQELALVQATAPGMDANTDLLNLLTVSLDQYHTEEEIYQMSLQREPRSSKPAAANPTPSPTPKPTMIDEWASSVKPKADPAIITKHIEKMVESVFKNFDTDGDGHISQEEFEIIRNNFPYLSKFGELDKNHDGRISREEMVDYFMKASSLLNCKMGFIHSFTETTYVKPTFCEHCAGFIWGFYKQGYKCKACGVNCHKACRTRLAVECRKRAKSISHETPPSLHARSYSFPLPANAPPSLKDTVIAEEDIEAVEEGVFDVHL is encoded by the exons ATGGAGTCCCCCACCCAGGATCAGTCGGCGACGGTCGACGAGCTGGTGGACGCCTGCATCCAAGCCTTCG ATGACAAAGGCTCCTTGAAGGAGCCTTCCCAGGTGCGCATGTTCCTCATGATGCATCCTTGGTACCTCCCCTCCACCGAGCTCGCCAGGATGCTCCTGCAGAA ATCCCAGACAGAGAACTGTACTGCTGAGCTCCGGACGAAAATCTGCCACCTAGTCAA GTACTGGATCTCGGAGTTCCCGGCTGAGTTTGACCTCAACCTGGAGCTGGCCGAGCAGATCAAAGGCCTGAAGGACCTGCTTACCCTGGAGGGAAATGAGCGCCAGAGTCGCCTGATTGACATTGAGAACGT GCCGTCGTACGAGTGGAAGCGGCAGGTGACGCAGCGAGTCCCCTCCGTCTCCAAGAAGAGGAAGATGTCCCTGCTCTTCGATCACCTGGACTCCTGCGAGCTGGCGGAGCACCTCACCTACCTGGAGTACAAGTCCTTCTGCAAGATCCTG TTCCAGGACTACCACAGCTTTGTGATGCACGGCTGCACTGTGGACAACCCCATCCTGGAGCGCTTCATCACCCTGTTCAACAGCGTGTCCCAGTGGATCCAGCTAATGGTGCTGAGCAAGCCCACCGCCCCCCAGAGAGCGGCCGTCATCTCGCACTTCATCCGCGTGGCTCAG aaactgctgcagctgcagaacttCAACACGCTGATGGCGGTGGTGGGCGGCCTGAGCAACAGCTCCATCTCCAGGCTCAAGGACACGCAGTCGCACATCAGCAGTGAGACCAACAAG gtgtTCAACAGCCTGACGGAGCTGGTGACGTCCTGCGGGAACTACAGCCAGTACCGCCGGCGCTTCGCCGAGTGCTCGGGGTTCCGCTTCCCCATCCTGGGCGTGCACCTGAAGGACCTGATCGCCGTGCACGTGGCTCTGTCCGACTGGGCCGACCCGGAGAAGACGCGGGTCAACCTGGCCAAGACCCAGCAGCTCTACGCCATCCTGCAGGAGCTGGCGCTCGTCCAGGCCACGGCCCCCGGCATGGACGCCAACACCGACCTGCTCAACCTGCTCACG gtGTCTCTGGATCAGTACCACACCGAGGAGGAGATCTATCAGATGTCCCTGCAGCGGGAACCCCGCAGCTCCAAGCCAGCG GCCGCTAACCCCACCCCTAGTCCCACCCCTAAGCCCACCATGATAGATGAATGGGCGTCGTCCGTGAAACCCAAAGCTGACCCTGCTATCATCACCAAACATATTGAAAAGATGGTAGAG TCTGTGTTTAAGAATTTCGACACGGACGGGGACGGTCACATCTCCCAGGAGGAGTTTGAGATCATTAGAAACAACTTTCCGTATCTCAGCAAATTCGGCGAACTGGACAAAAACCA tgaTGGCAGGATCAGTCGAGAGGAGATGGTGGATTACTTCATGAAAGCCAGCTCCCTGCTCAACTGCAAGATGGGCTTCATCCACTCTTTCACCGAGACCACCTACGTCAAGCCAACTTTCTGTGAACACTGCGCAGGCTTC atatgGGGTTTTTACAAGCAGGGATACAAATGTAAAG CATGCGGGGTGAACTGCCACAAGGCGTGCCGGACTCGTTTGGCCGTGGAGTGCCGCAAACGAGCTAAAAGCATCAGCCACGAGACTCCGCCCTCCCTCCACGCCCGGTCCTACAGCTTCCCTCTCCCAGCCAATGCTCCGCCCAGCCTGAAGGACACag TGATCGCAGAGGAGGACATTGAGGCTGTAGAAGAGGGAGTCTTCGATGTCCACCTATAA